Proteins co-encoded in one Papaver somniferum cultivar HN1 chromosome 5, ASM357369v1, whole genome shotgun sequence genomic window:
- the LOC113283156 gene encoding uncharacterized protein LOC113283156: MEAVSFNEEGGGPESGRTATTTEMTKKYYTKRTRMRLDQEQEKGHGNRQEYPAPDKEMGHEASELMPKPAAANRNNLLFPCTNKNDSYPFDYNYGGSGGFDHIRVGCLYELNHSPDQNSIPAQLKSVRVVMVISRTEINVTLRFPSVVSLHTHYSSTNAVVSDDRNKRIQYQHPQLMKKGKLRVHPELDEEYVMNLKLAGKLLIRKVLSTEFSKQKHLKSFWALTTQQPILASTPVQDHSGSDDYYVSDDDDDDGNCNEAQVGRIGLKRGTENYQSNLCRSWSSGGSSRYDNKLVMRKRGTCWSALTNNSDLHWGVRRRVAFMGPSKSNSNNDHHQDYRAEISNRFMRKSSRASEHQYYQHQSSLGIFEAVPEEEEEEQEQDEEEANANEMVEMMGMDQDHYIFRTNITTEDDDDDEEYHLSLERRRSLRSRNVDRSSKQLAVLLRNRKPSNNSKTPKKKIKPQCRRGLYNRKKEEEEDSDGGQNKLTRRATRSSAAASGLKIKIKKNNTTKKKKRRIKNTDQSNKDNQIVIHNKRQVVSVTSYDRWSKERYRKAEVSMLQIMKEKDAVSGKPVMRRVLRMEARKYIGDTGLLDHLLKHMSGKVAPDGEVRFRRRHNAEGEMEYWLENADLVNIRREAGVKDPYWTPPPGWMPGDNPSQDPLCAKDIKYLKQEMSSLKRNVEEIMCAHKQQQKKMSGESSELVIVPVNNLSSIDDTPLGEEDDSTQHQSVVPQLQASISPITTITTTPLVVDQPPQPRQNQLQNFHTLEEDYNNLMKKKAQLEQQLLDISNSLNGMQEEVWKFTSRVEDARTPTTIAGEEKSLTVVEDSNTRKRKASDEKGLDDQVWVTPERSDDREKLNEEKQKVVEKETKEEKRQRLRSGFRICKPQGSFLWPNMVAAASSPGNNNNNSNSSSSCSNRMMMLSPTATYNQSQVVPTPTSVSSSTTSKSDFLLLPPPQNQETHLTTPPPQVKPLLDVSSPVKKVMVTTIPSTSFSPPNNDFVNLGSPPAYHHHQSSSSLLWRDQSPMYLHQVGFNDVSPATNSQGLFCGTPTNSFYTNRSNTTRAAQAVRQHHQQQPRTLSLLPNVSCGRGNDDKHQEKDAVRIEQEAAAAVSFNSRNAASTTTTSDYDTPIRREAVIPQIYQRKQKQPHQQQQQQQQQQ, translated from the exons ATGGAAGCTGTTTCCTTTAACGAGGAGGGAGGTGGTCCAGAATCAGGCCGTACTGCAACAACCACC GAAATGACGAAGAAGTACTACACCAAGAGAACGAGGATGAGACTTGACCAAGAGCAGGAAAAGGGTCACGGGAACAGACAAGAGTATCCTGCTCCTGACAAGGAAATGGGACATGAAGCATCAGAGTTaatgccaaagcctgctgctgctaaCCGCAACAACTTACTCTTTCCATGCACCAACAAAAATGACTCCTACCCTTTCGACTACAATTATG GTGGAAGTGGAGGGTTTGACCATATAAGAGTGGGGTGTCTCTATGAATTAAATCACAGTCCTGATCAGAATTCCATTCCAGCTCAACTCAAATCAGTTCGTGTAGTCATG GTGATCTCAAGAACAGAGATTAATGTAACACTTAGGTTCCCAAGCGTGGTATCTCTTCATACCCACTACAGTAGTACTAATGCTGTGGTCTCTGATGATCGAAACAAGAGGATCCAGTACCAGCAcccacaactaatgaagaaagggAAATTGCGAGTGCATCCAGAATTAGATGAAGAGTATGTGATGAATTTAAAACTAGCAGGTAAATTATTGATCCGGAAAGTACTGTCTACAGAATTCTCGAAACAGAAGCATCTCAAGAGCTTTTGGGCACTTACTACCCAACAACCAATATTAGCATCAACACCAGTACAAGACCATAGTGGATCGGACGATTACTATgttagtgatgatgatgatgatgatggcaaCTGTAATGAGGCTCAAGTAGGTCGGATTGGGTTGAAGAGAGGCACAGAAAATTATCAGTCTAATTTATGTCGTTCATGGTCTAGTGGTGGTAGCAGTAGGTATGATAATAAATTGGTCATGAGGAAGAGGGGAACCTGCTGGTCTGCTCTAACAAATAATTCGGATTTGCATTGGGGTGTGAGGAGGAGAGTAGCCTTCATGGGACCAAGCAAGAGCAATAGCAACAATGATCACCACCAAGACTACAGAGCAGAGATTAGCAATAGGTTTATGAGAAAGAGCAGCAGGGCATCAGAACATCAGTATTATCAGCATCAGTCATCTTTGGGCATTTTTGAGGCTGTcccagaagaagaggaagaagagcaggaacaagatgaagaagaagcaaaTGCAAATGAAATGGTTGAAATGATGGGGATGGATCAAGATCATTATATCTTCAGGACTAATATTACcactgaggatgatgatgatgatgaagagtaTCATCTTAGTctagagagaagaagaagtcTTAGAAGTAGAAATGTTGATAGAAGTTCCAAGCAGCTGGCAGTGCTGCTGAGAAATAGAAAACCCAGCAACAACTCCAAGACACCAAAGAAGAAGATTAAACCTCAATGCCGCAGGGGTTTATATAATCGGAagaaagaggaggaggaggatagtGATGGTGGACAGAATAAACTTACTCGTCGTGCTACTAGGAGCTCTGCTGCTGCTTCTGGATTGAAGATTAAGATTAAGAAGAATAACACgactaagaagaagaagagaaggatcAAGAATACGGATCAGAGCAATAAGGATAACCAGATTGTAATCCACAATAAGAGACAAGTGGTGTCTGTTACTTCGTATGATAGGTGGTCGAAAGAGAGGTATAGGAAAGCTGAGGTGAGCATGTTGCAAATCATGAAAGAGAAAGATGCAGTTTCTGGGAAACCAGTCATGAGAAGGGTGTTAAGGATGGAGGCTCGCAAGTACATTGGAGACACAGGTCTATTGGACCATCTCTTGAAACACATGTCTGGTAAGGTTGCTCCAGATGGTGAGGTGAGGTTTCGAAGACGCCATAATGCGGAGGGAGAGATGGAATACTGGTTAGAGAATGCAGATTTGGTTAACATCAGGAGAGAAGCCGGAGTCAAGGATCCTTACTGGACACCACCACCTGGATGGATGCCTGGAGATAACCCTTCCCAAGATCCGCTCTGTgctaaagacataaaatacctcaAACAAGAAATGTCCAGTCTCAAAAGAAATGTGGAGGAAATCATGTGTGCCCACAAGCAACAGCAGAAGAAGATGAGTGGGGAGAGTTCAGAATTAGTCATAGTACCAGTGAATAATCTAAGTTCTATTGATGATACTCCTTTGGGTGAGGAAGATGATAGTACTCAACATCAATCAGTAGTACCCCAATTGCAAGCTAGCATTTCTCCCATCACCACAATTACTACTACACCTCTAGTTGTCGACCAGCCGCCTCAGCCACGACAGAATCAACTTCAAAATTTTCACACATTGGAGGAAGATTATAACAATTTGATGAAGAAAAAAGCACAATTGGAGCAACAGCTGCTTGACATTTCAAATTCCTTGAATGGGATGCAG GAGGAGGTGTGGAAATTTACTTCTAGGGTGGAAGATGCAAGAACTCCTACAACTATTGCTGGGGAAGAAAAATCATTAACAGTAGTGGAAGACAGTAATACTAGGAAAAGGAAAGCATCTGATGAGAAAGGATTAGATGATCAAGTATGGGTAACACCGGAGAGATCAGATGATCGTGAAAAATTAAATGAAGAGAAACAAAAAGTAGTTgagaaagaaacaaaagaagaaaagcgTCAGAGACTGAGAAGTGGGTTCAGGATATGCAAGCCTCAAGGATCTTTTCTGTGGCCAAACATGGTTGCTGCTGCATCTTCTCCAGGTAACAACAATAACAATAGCAACAGTAGTAGTTCCTGCAGTAATAGGATGATGATGTTGTCTCCTACTGCTACTTACAATCAGAGCCAAGTGGTCCCAACTCCCACATCTGTATCTTCCTCCACCACTTCAAAATCCGATTTTCTTCTTCTGCCACCACCTCAAAATCAGGAAACCCATTTAACTACACCACCACCACAAGTGAAGCCCTTACTGGATGTGAGCAGTCCTGTTAAGAAGGTTATGGTTACTACAATTCCATCAACCTCATTCTCACCACCAAACAATGACTTTGTAAATCTGGGATCACCACCAGCTTACCATCATCATCAATCATCCTCTAGCCTCTTATGGAGAGATCAGAGCCCCATGTATCTTCACCAAGTTGGTTTCAATGACGTTTCCCCTGCTACTAACAGTCAAGGTCTATTCTGCGGGACCCCCACCAACTCCTTTTACACCAACAGGTCCAATACTACCAGAGCCGCCCAAGCAGTACGccaacaccaccaacaacaaccacgTACTCTGTCTCTCCTCCCAAAt GTATCCTGTGGAAGAGGAAATGATGATAAACATCAGGAAAAGGATGCTGTAAGGATAGAACAGGAGGCAGCTGCTGCAGTGAGCTTCAACAGCCGTAATGCTGCTAGTACTACTACTACGAGTGATTATGATACGCCCATTAGAAGAGAGGCGGTGATCCCGCAGATCTATCAGAGGAAGCAGAAACAACCTcaccaacagcaacagcaacagcaacagcaacagtag
- the LOC113283157 gene encoding probable WRKY transcription factor 74: MEEIEEANKAAVGSCHGILSLISQQQQQDQNHHYRRSLMVETGEAVFKFKRVISLLNHTSFGHGRVRKQRNKFQSHLPQHIFLDNPNSITSAKPLQIIKTLENTNLELGSTTKPSNNNSLQLSQNMFLDKSAALEMSSISKTSHQILPSTVAHYQFFQQHQQHQLQHQQRLHLQQQQQQQQQKMKFEAEMSYRKSSSGMHVQFDNPSCTPTMSSSFISSLSMDASAASLDRKQFHFNGVPQSSDRNSQQTPKRRCSGRGEDGSVKCGSSGRCHCSKRRKLRVKRSIKVPAISNKIADIPPDEYSWRKYGQKPIKGSPHPRGYYKCSSMRGCPARKHVERCLEEPSMLIVTYEGEHSHSRLLSLPANTS; encoded by the exons ATGGAGGAGATTGAGGAAGCAAATAAAGCAGCTGTTGGGAGCTGCCATGGAATTCTTTCTCTCATatctcaacaacagcaacaagatcagaatcatCATTACAGAAGAAGTTTAATGGTTGAGACAGGAGAAGCTGTGTTCAAGTTCAAGAGAGTAATATCTCTTCTTAACCATACTAGTTTTGGTCATGGCAGAGTTAGGAAACAAAGGAACAAGTTTCAATCTCATTTACCTCAACATATCTTCTTAGACAATCCTAATTCTATAACTTCAGCTAAACCTCTTCAGATCATCAAAACCTTGGAAAACACAAATCTGGAATTAGGTTCAACAACTAAACCCAGCAACAACAACTCTCTACAGCTTAGTCAGAATATGTTTCTAGATAAGTCAGCAGCCTTAGAGATGAGTTCAATTTCTAAGACttctcatcaaattttgccaTCAACAGTAGCACACTATCAATTCTtccagcaacatcagcaacaccaACTGCAACATCAACAAAGGTTGCAcctgcaacagcagcagcaacagcaacagcaaaagaTGAAATTTGAAGCTGAAATGTCGTATCGGAAGAGTAGTAGTGGTATGCATGTTCAATTTGACAACCCTAGTTGTACACCCACCATGTCATCTTCATTCATATCATCACTGAGCATGGATGCAAGTGCAGCCAGTTTGGATAGAAAACAATTTCATTTTAATGGGGTGCCTCAGTCGTCTGATCGAAACTCACAGCAGACCCCAAAAAGGAGGTGCTCCGGTAGAGGAGAAGATGGAAGTGTTAAATGTGGAAGTAGTGGTAGATGCCATTGTTCAAAGAGGAG GAAATTGAGGGTGAAGAGATCTATCAAGGTGCCTGCTATTAGTAACAAGATTGCTGATATACCCCCTGATGAGTATTCATGGAGGAAATATGGGCAAAAACCAATCAAGGGGTCACCACATCCTAG GGGATACTATAAATGTAGTAGCATGAGAGGTTGTCCAGCAAGAAAACATGTAGAAAGGTGCTTGGAAGAACCTTCAATGCTTATTGTCACTTACGAAGGTGAACACAGTCACTCCAGGTTACTATCTTTACCTGCCAACACATCATAA